From the genome of Halobacterium sp. R2-5:
CCGCGAGCCGGCGGACGGCGTCGGCGTCTGCCATCGCTCAGATGTTGTCGGCGGGCATCCCGTGGCCTGCGGGGTTCTCCTCGAAGCGGTCGAGCGCGAAGTAGTCGACGTCCACGAGGCCCGTATCCCCATCGACCACGAGGTCGCGGACGATGCGGCCGACCGCGGGCCCGTGCTTGAAGCCGTGGCCGGAGAACCCGCAGGCGAGATAGCAGCCGACGGGGCCGGCGTCGTCGATGACGAAGTCGTGGTCGGGCGTCGTGGAGTAGACGCCGCAGTACTGGCCCTGGATGCCGGCGTCCTCGAGGCCGGGCATCGTCTCCGTGACGAGGTCCGTGAGCTCCAGCAGCGTCTCCTCGTCGGGCGTGTCGTCGTAGCTGTCGGGGTCGGTCTCCTCGGTGAGGTAGTGGGTGGCGACGAGGACGTTGTCCCCGAAGTCCGGGCGGAGGTACCACTCGCCGCCCGGCATGCTCGTCGTCGGCGTCAGGTCCGGGAACTCCTCGACGTAGTCGTCCGAGGGGTCGAGGATGACGACCTGCTCGCGGGTCGGGGTAATCGGCACGTCCACGCCGACGTCCGCGGCGAGTTCGGGCGTCCACGGGCCGGCGGCGACGACGACGTCCTCGCACTCGACGTAGCCGTTCTCGGTCTCGACGCCCGCGACCGCGCCGTCCTCGGTGTCGATGGATTCGACGCCGACGCCCGTGACGACCGTCGCGCCCTCCTCGGCCGCGCCACGCGCGAACCCGTTGGCTGCGTCCGTGCCGTCCGAGTACGCCGCGCTGTCGTCGCTGACCGCGAAGTCGTAGTCGTCGAGGCCGTCGTACATCGGGTACTGCTCGGGGAACTCCTCTGGCTCGACCCACGACACGGGGATGTCGCGCTCGGCGAGCACGTCGTAGCCGGCGGCCGCGTAGTCGCCGACCTCCGTGCCCTCCTCGCCGAAGCGCACGAGCGGGCTGCCGGCGTACGCGATGGGCTGGCCGGTCTCGTCCTCGAACGCCCGGAAGAACTCGTGGCTCCAGTGGGCCATGTCGGTGTAGATCTCGTCGTCGCCGTAGTGGTGGCGCAGAATCGCCGACGAGTCGCCCGTCGACCCCGAGCCGATGCTGTCGCGCTCGACGAGCGTCACGTCGCGGTCGCTGTCCGCCGCGAGGAAGTACGCCGCCGCGGCGCCCATGATGCCGCCGCCGACGACCACTACGTCCGTGCTGTCCGGCAGTGTCGGTCTCCCGCTCATGGTAGCACCATGCGTGACCGGATATATGTCTCTTTGGTACGTGAAGACGTGACCTGGTACGGGCGCGAGCGAGCGGAGACGGCGGCTCAGCGACTCACATGAAGTCGCTGATGCCGAAGAGGTACTCCATGACGAAGATGACGGTGAGCACGCCGGCCATCAGCAGCGTCGCGATGGCGGCCAGCGTCGCGGGCGCGGTGTTGTAGAACAGGCTGAACAACACCAGCGGCATCGTCGTCGTCTCCGACCCGGAGAGGAACAGGGAGATGATGTACTGGTTGAAGGATAGAATGAACGCGAAGACGAACCCGCTCATCAGGCCGGGCTGAATCAGCGGCACCGTGACCCGGAGGTACGACTCCAGTTCGGTGGCGCCGAGGTTCTGCGCGGCCTCCTCCAGCGAGTGGTCGTAGTTCTGGAGGCTCGCGCCGATCGTCCGAATCGGGTACGGCAGCGTGAACATCACGTGGCCGACGAGCAGCGTCCAGAACGACAGCTCGATGGCAACGCCGAGGGCGGTGCCGATGCGGTTGATGAACAGCAGCAGCGACAGCCCGACGACGATCCACGGGTAGATGAGCGGCGAGATGAGCACCGTCTCCAGGGTCGTCTGGTACTTGAAGTCGTACCGGACGATGGCGAACGCCGCGAGCGCGCCGAGCACCGTCGAGACGACGCCGGTGGCGATCGCGAGCTCGAGGCTGGTGAGCAACGCCTCCTCGACGCCGAGGAAACCCAGTTGGCCCGGCAGCCCGGTGTAGTGGTCGAGCGTGAACCCCTGCGGCGGCCACGTCGCGTACGCGGACTCCTGGAAGGAGATGATGACGACGATGACCAGCGGCGCGAGCAGGAACAGGATGGTCCCGTACAGCAGCGCCTCGTAGCCGACGGTGGTCGCCCGCTGGACCAGCCAGTCGACGCGCAGCGAGCGCGAGGAGTCGTCTGACGTCGCCATCTCAGACACCCCCCACGCCTTCCATCTGTTTGAGGACGCGCTGGTAGCCGACGATGACCAGCAGCGCGACCGCGACCAGTATCATCGACAGCGCGCTCGCGAACGGCCAGTTGCTCGTGGACGTGAACGTCTCCGTGATGACGACGGGGACGACCCGCACGCCGCCGCCGAGCAGGGCCGGCGTCACGTACGACGCCAGCGAGACGACGAACGTGATGAGCACGCCCGCGCTGATACCGGGGAGCGCGAGCGGCACGAGCACCCGCGCGAACACCGTGAAGCGGTTCGCGCCGAGGTTCTGTGCGGCCTCCTCCAGTTCCTTCGGGATGGTGTGCATCACGTTGATGATGGGGAACACCATGAACGGCAACATCACGTGCGAGAGCCCGATGATGATGCCCGTCTCGTTGAACAGCAGCTGGGGCGTGTTCCCCTGGGAGACGATTCCGAGCGCGACCAGCGTGGAGTTGATCACGCCGGACCCGTTCAGCAGGATGAACCAGCCGAACGAGCGCACGACCAGGTCGATGGTCAGCGGCGCGAGCGTCGCGATGACGATGAGCTTGCCCATCCAGCCGCCCTTCCGCACGGCGGCGTACGCGAGCGGGAAGCCGAGCGCGAAGTCGATGATCGTCACGGCGAGCGCGATCTTCACGGTGCGGATGAGCGTCTCCTGGTAGAGCGCGCTCGTGAACGCCCGCACGTAGTGCGCGAGCGTCACGCCCGCACCAATCGCGCCCTGGTCGTAGGGGTTGAAGCTGTAGCTCAGCAGGATGAGCGTCGGGAATATCATCAGCACCGCGACGACGAGTAGCGTCGGGCCGATGAGCGCGTACTTCCCGAACCGGGTGTCGCTGTACTTCCGGAGCACGCCCGAGAGCCCCTCGTTGACGCGGCCGAGCGTCGACTCGGACTGGCCGCGGTTCACGCCCGACTCCGATTGTTTGCGTGCCACGCGGGAATCACCCGTGTGCGAGCCGCGTGTCCTCGATGCTCCACGCGAGCACGACGTCGTCGCCGGGCCCGTAGAGTGTCGTGGCGTGCTGGTTCGCGTCGTCGACGACGACCTCGCGGCCGCCGGAGTCGACGAAGTACCGGACCTTCGACCCGAGGAACAGCCGGCGTTCGATGCGGCCGGCGAGCGTGTTCAGCGAGTCGTCGCTGAACCCCGGCTCGCGGGCGTTCATCTTCTCCGGCCGGACGAAGACCGCACCCTCGCCGTCCGCCGGGACGCCGGTCGTGTTCACGCCGATGTCGGTGTCCCCGACGGTGAGCACGACGCGGCCGTCGGCGGTCTCGCGGAGGTCGCCCTCGAGGAAGTTGGTGTCGCCGATGAAGTCCGCGACGAACTCCGTGGCTGGCTCCTCGTACACCTCGATGGGGGGCGCGATCTGCTCGATCTGGCCCTCGTTCATCACCGCGATGCGGTCCGCGATGGTGAGCGCCTCCTCCTGGTTGTGGGTGACGTAGAGGGTGGTGATGCCGAGGTCTTTCTGGAGCTCCGTGAGCTCGACTTCGAGCTGGTCGCGGAGCTTCTTGTCGAGAGCGCCCAGCGGCTCGTCCATCAACAGCACTTCCGGCTGGATGGCGATGGCGCGTGCGGTCGCGACGCGC
Proteins encoded in this window:
- a CDS encoding FAD-dependent oxidoreductase translates to MSGRPTLPDSTDVVVVGGGIMGAAAAYFLAADSDRDVTLVERDSIGSGSTGDSSAILRHHYGDDEIYTDMAHWSHEFFRAFEDETGQPIAYAGSPLVRFGEEGTEVGDYAAAGYDVLAERDIPVSWVEPEEFPEQYPMYDGLDDYDFAVSDDSAAYSDGTDAANGFARGAAEEGATVVTGVGVESIDTEDGAVAGVETENGYVECEDVVVAAGPWTPELAADVGVDVPITPTREQVVILDPSDDYVEEFPDLTPTTSMPGGEWYLRPDFGDNVLVATHYLTEETDPDSYDDTPDEETLLELTDLVTETMPGLEDAGIQGQYCGVYSTTPDHDFVIDDAGPVGCYLACGFSGHGFKHGPAVGRIVRDLVVDGDTGLVDVDYFALDRFEENPAGHGMPADNI
- a CDS encoding ABC transporter permease yields the protein MATSDDSSRSLRVDWLVQRATTVGYEALLYGTILFLLAPLVIVVIISFQESAYATWPPQGFTLDHYTGLPGQLGFLGVEEALLTSLELAIATGVVSTVLGALAAFAIVRYDFKYQTTLETVLISPLIYPWIVVGLSLLLFINRIGTALGVAIELSFWTLLVGHVMFTLPYPIRTIGASLQNYDHSLEEAAQNLGATELESYLRVTVPLIQPGLMSGFVFAFILSFNQYIISLFLSGSETTTMPLVLFSLFYNTAPATLAAIATLLMAGVLTVIFVMEYLFGISDFM
- a CDS encoding ABC transporter permease, yielding MARKQSESGVNRGQSESTLGRVNEGLSGVLRKYSDTRFGKYALIGPTLLVVAVLMIFPTLILLSYSFNPYDQGAIGAGVTLAHYVRAFTSALYQETLIRTVKIALAVTIIDFALGFPLAYAAVRKGGWMGKLIVIATLAPLTIDLVVRSFGWFILLNGSGVINSTLVALGIVSQGNTPQLLFNETGIIIGLSHVMLPFMVFPIINVMHTIPKELEEAAQNLGANRFTVFARVLVPLALPGISAGVLITFVVSLASYVTPALLGGGVRVVPVVITETFTSTSNWPFASALSMILVAVALLVIVGYQRVLKQMEGVGGV
- a CDS encoding ABC transporter ATP-binding protein — its product is MEPPDGTGTGAAIEYNGVTKEYGDLTAVDDVSFEVEDGELLALLGPSGSGKTTTLRMLAGFEKPTSGTISLAGDDVTHVPTHKRDTGMVFQDYALFPHMTVGENIAFGLKRQDFPKDEIQDRISEVLEMVDLGGYADRNPKNLSGGQQQRVATARAIAIQPEVLLMDEPLGALDKKLRDQLEVELTELQKDLGITTLYVTHNQEEALTIADRIAVMNEGQIEQIAPPIEVYEEPATEFVADFIGDTNFLEGDLRETADGRVVLTVGDTDIGVNTTGVPADGEGAVFVRPEKMNAREPGFSDDSLNTLAGRIERRLFLGSKVRYFVDSGGREVVVDDANQHATTLYGPGDDVVLAWSIEDTRLAHG